The following nucleotide sequence is from Corylus avellana chromosome ca7, CavTom2PMs-1.0.
TAAAATCCATNNNNNNNNNNNNNNNNNNNNNNNNNNNNNNNNNNNNNNNNNNNNNNNNNNNNNNNNNNNNNNNNNNNNNNNNNNNNNNNNNNNNNNNNNNNNNNNNNNNNTTTAACAATATATAGGATTTGGTGCTATGAAATTGGAAACAGATTACCAACGTgctgatatgttttttttaatagatatcacactaaaatttttaaatattcctactaattttttatattataattcatgtattcttcttacttttttttttttatataatttttcattttaaatcatatatacttatacgAACAAAGATTTAGACATGTTTTAATGTATATGAGTTAAACTAAAATAAAGGCTCGTGTTTTacctgattttttgttttgtttatatgaTTTAGTTGATTTTCGACcattttttaaagtgtttttatgcttttgaaagcaaaacaatgcaaacatttatttgattaataagcATAAATCGAACATGAATACTTTCAAAAGACCAAAGAAATATTAAACATTGCACCTTATGTGAGGATTGATTTGATTGTGTTAAAGAgttagtaaaatattttgttttgttttgtattcataaaaaaaatattttgtttagtttgctttgtatttttttagaatgtttagaattatatgaattttaattttcattgaaatataataggtatcagaccaataatattaaaaactaatgctttgataatcaaaatccacATGTTTTCATCTtgctattattttcattttaaactactcacatgagaacaaatattttaacatttttacaaATATGTTGTAAtgcatttgaatattttatgagattttttttttgttcgtttgtgttatactcaaattttcaggcaaacgaaaacaaaaatttatttgattactgTACAAAAAAAAATCGCTTTTTTGGAAACACGAAATAGATAATTAAGTATTGGATCTGATGTGAGAAGCTCTATTTGATTactaaaaaattttgtattattttgtattcataaaaaaatattttgcttctttttctctatttttttttcttcgaatgtTCATAAGTATACgatatttgtattgaaatataataagtattacACCAACAATATGATAGATTCTTACTaatttctattaatgctttgataatcaaaatccaagttttattctcactattttttttttttttggctttatatttcttttcattttaaactactctAACCAGAACAAAGACTTTACcatgttttagtttatataaattaaattaaattcaatggtcttatgttttaattcatctGTGTGTGATTGTGTCATTAAGTACATGTTCAGtacacttccaaaaaaaaaaaagtgtatgtTCAATAATATACtggtgtataacctttagtatgtctttttgttaaaagaggcatgatagattttttcacatgaaaagtaagatgaaaatacgtttaaattttaaaattaaattataaagaaGAATCCTGCACATAAAGTGGGTTATGTGCtagtttatttaataattacaatattcTTGTTACAACATTATTTCCATAATTTCCTTCTATTTTGTCAATTACTAAAATAAGTATAATTCTTCTCTATTTAAGATTGTAGATGTCTTCGTTGAATCATACAGGATTCCACGTTTCCCATACAGGATTCAGCGTTTTCCATGCTGAATCAACTTTGGCAACACTCTTGGCCGCCGGGAGGAAGACATCAGTCAGTACAGTTTTCGATTGCAGACAAGCCCTGAGCAATTTAACAccctatatataaacaaaaggagaagaacGTACAGTTAATACATGTAATTACAAGATTGACTTGCGGTTCCATAAATCCAATATTTTTTGAGACACCAAGCACATAAGCATTTGATCATGGCCGTAATGAACATAAAACAATGGGATGATTGCCATATATACCTCATCTATGCCCAAATCGACCACTTTCTCCTCAATACCCCCTATTTCCTGGACGTTAAAACTGCTGACCAGAGTGACAACAGCAATGTTGGACAGGGCTTTCACCTCAAGATCATCCATTACCATGTATGTCCCTTTCAAGGAACCTTCCTTACTAGGGGATTCCCTGCTCGGTGGTTCAATGAATGTTACGATCTGGTTCATCTTAGACTTGCAATTAGGACAAATTGAGCTATCATCATCAGCCATGTAAGAATCACAAAGAAAGGAGCTATGCGAACACCTATAGAATTGACGGAGTGTTGAGCCAACGTTTGGCAATAGGAGAGGGCCTTTAGCACCAGGCATGAATACCATGGGTTCTAGCAGAAAGCGTTTGCTTTCGTCTGGTTGGAATTTATGATTAACTCTTAGATTTTCAATGCTCTTGTATAGGCTTGGCAAGCTGCCTGCCATGCCGCCTCCCTCTTTCAGGAGACTCACGACAGCTCCGACGGGCAGAGTGAAAATGGTAAagagaaaatcaacaaattcctTGTCTACTTCAGCAAACAGCACCCGTCGGGCCTTCTTGTCTATGAAAAGCTTCAGGCTTACCTTTTTTGCTGCCATGTTAGGTGCTGGCGTCAATGATTATGAATCATCGAATGGGATTGATCAGTATCTCAATAGGCTTGGCTTTATTTAAAGTCTTTTGGCCTACATAGAATTCGCTCTTGCAAGTGCCTTCTCTTCTTATGCTAGCTACGCTTTCCATTACAATTTTCGATAAacataacaaaattaattaagctcttagttaaaaagaaaaccaaaaataagaaaacaaaaaaagtattcCTATAAATTGTGTAGGTCCTATATGATATATGGTGTGATTGACATTAATTTGTTGACCCAACTTGTTCGGAAAACAAATTTTTcccaactcaactcaactcaactcaaaatttttcaatttatctcaataattttcatctcatttaattactttaaaaaaaaaattttaaaattttaaaatatatatttagggGTGGTGGCCGGATCACCCCTAAGAGTATGGGGTAGCTGATCCACCCTCGAAGCTAatggggggtggccgagccactgCTGACCAGTTATCAGgagtggctcagccacccccgacctttttttattttaataaattttttaaattataatttttccttaattttctcCTTCACCATCCAAcacataatctcaactcttttttctccttattGAGttgggtagaaaaaaaaatcacactcCCAAACAAGAAATAGTCATCACTCGTGATGCATTTTGCATTTTCCTCCATTTGTAAATAGTGCAACAACCCATTTTGTTTTAATCTACACATGATGGGTtgcataataaattaatttattgtaaaaccaattaattgatgacagtaaaaagacaaaaacaataggggaaaatgaaatttacctcttttcacCCGATTTGCAATTTAAcctcaaatgttcaaaaattaacaatatacccaagcaaagtatcaaaaattcgCGATGTGACACGTACATCCATCAATAATTTCC
It contains:
- the LOC132188075 gene encoding uncharacterized protein LOC132188075 is translated as MAAKKVSLKLFIDKKARRVLFAEVDKEFVDFLFTIFTLPVGAVVSLLKEGGGMAGSLPSLYKSIENLRVNHKFQPDESKRFLLEPMVFMPGAKGPLLLPNVGSTLRQFYRCSHSSFLCDSYMADDDSSICPNCKSKMNQIVTFIEPPSRESPSKEGSLKGTYMVMDDLEVKALSNIAVVTLVSSFNVQEIGGIEEKVVDLGIDEGVKLLRACLQSKTVLTDVFLPAAKSVAKVDSAWKTLNPVWETWNPV